In the genome of Desulfovibrio desulfuricans, one region contains:
- the fabG gene encoding 3-oxoacyl-[acyl-carrier-protein] reductase, whose translation MSTAQSIPAAGVPTALVTGGSRGIGRAIAQTLARDGFQVFLTYVSKPEEAEKVAADIRATGGKAFAFALDVSNSEAVTDFFAAHIKDKVDLAVLVNNAGITKDGFLVRMKDEDFDRVIAVNLRGAFVCTREAAKIMSKSRKGRIVNISSVVGQMGNAGQANYASAKAALLGLTKSCAKELAARQITVNAVTPGFIETDMTATLNDEVRASYTDSIPLKRMGSAEDVAEAVAFLASDKAAYITGQVLGVNGGMYC comes from the coding sequence ATGAGCACAGCGCAATCCATCCCTGCAGCCGGAGTGCCGACAGCCCTGGTTACCGGCGGTTCGCGCGGCATTGGTCGGGCCATTGCCCAAACCCTTGCCCGTGACGGCTTTCAGGTTTTCCTCACCTACGTCAGCAAACCCGAAGAAGCGGAAAAGGTCGCGGCCGACATCCGCGCCACTGGCGGCAAGGCTTTTGCCTTTGCCCTCGATGTGAGCAACAGCGAAGCTGTGACCGACTTTTTTGCTGCCCATATCAAGGACAAGGTTGATCTTGCCGTGCTTGTTAATAATGCCGGCATCACCAAGGACGGCTTTCTTGTACGCATGAAGGACGAAGACTTCGACCGCGTTATCGCCGTCAACCTTCGAGGCGCGTTTGTCTGCACACGCGAGGCCGCCAAAATAATGAGCAAGTCCCGCAAGGGGCGCATCGTCAATATTTCTTCCGTGGTGGGACAGATGGGCAATGCCGGACAGGCCAACTATGCGTCGGCCAAGGCCGCCCTGCTGGGGTTGACCAAGTCCTGCGCCAAGGAACTGGCCGCCCGCCAGATTACGGTTAACGCCGTAACACCGGGTTTTATCGAAACGGACATGACCGCAACGCTCAATGACGAAGTGCGCGCAAGCTACACAGACAGCATACCGCTCAAGCGCATGGGCAGCGCCGAAGATGTGGCCGAGGCCGTTGCTTTTCTCGCTTCGGACAAGGCGGCTTACATCACCGGTCAGGTGCTGGGAGTGAATGGCGGTATGTACTGCTAG
- the acpP gene encoding acyl carrier protein, with product MSEVTEKVKKIIIDQLGVSAEEVKPEASFVEDLGADSLDLTELIMAMEEEFDIEIADDDAQKILKVQDAISYIENKQ from the coding sequence ATGTCTGAAGTTACAGAAAAAGTTAAAAAGATCATCATCGACCAGCTCGGCGTGAGCGCAGAAGAAGTGAAGCCCGAAGCTTCCTTCGTTGAAGACCTCGGCGCCGACTCCCTTGACCTGACCGAACTGATCATGGCCATGGAAGAAGAGTTCGACATCGAAATCGCCGATGACGACGCCCAGAAGATACTGAAAGTTCAGGATGCCATCAGCTACATCGAAAACAAGCAATAG